The following are encoded together in the Ictidomys tridecemlineatus isolate mIctTri1 chromosome X, mIctTri1.hap1, whole genome shotgun sequence genome:
- the Tigd1 gene encoding LOW QUALITY PROTEIN: tigger transposable element-derived protein 1 (The sequence of the model RefSeq protein was modified relative to this genomic sequence to represent the inferred CDS: inserted 4 bases in 2 codons; deleted 3 bases in 2 codons; substituted 13 bases at 13 genomic stop codons) translates to MASPEPGDAGFSLTLWQPRDLLYQAGPQPGECGMSPSGYMGLKAQSTVASKCSSKSXISLTLNKKLKPIKLSEEGMLKTEIGXKLALLHQTAKLXMKRKTSSENXESTPVDTXKNRLISNKEKVLLVXVEDQIIRTISLSQSLIENKALTVFKFYEDLERXRSXKRNVKINRGXFMXSKERNHHHNIKVEEEGAXDIEAVASYSEDLAKIICECDYTKXHFFNEKEKALYXKKMPPIILIAGQEKLMPGFKAXRLTLFLWANAADDFKLKPMLIYCSENPMAFKSYTRFLSILHKXNNKAQMKAHVLTEYFKLIVEMNFSGKQIPFFFPPFFNWCIIVVHIDGICCHIVIH, encoded by the exons ATGGCCAGTCCAGAACCTGGGGATGCTGGCTTCAGCCTGACACTCTGGCAGCCAAGAGACTTACTCTACCAGGCAGGTCCACAGCCTGGAGAATGTGGAATGTCACCTAGTGGTTATATGGGCTTGAAGGCTCAGTCCACAG TGGCCTCCAAGTGTTCAAGTAAGAGTTAAATATCTCTCACTTTAAACAAAAAGCTAAAA CCAATTAAGCTTAGTGAGGAAGGTATGTTGAAAACTGAGATAGGCTGAAAGCTAGCCCTCTTGCACCAAACAGCCAAGTtgtgaatgaaaaggaaaacttCTTCAGAAAATTAGGAGTCCACTCCAGTGGACACATAAAAAAATAGGCTTATCTCCAATAAAGAGAAAGTTTTGCTGGTTTGAGTAGAAGATCAAATAATTAGAACA ATTTCCCTAAGCCAAAGCTTAATAGAGAACAAGGCTCTAACTGTCTTCAAATTCTATGAAGACTTAGAGAGGTGAAGaagctgaaaaagaaatgttaaaattaacaGAGGTTAGTTCATGTGATCTAAGGAAAGAAACCATCACCATAACATAAAAGTGGAAGAGGAAGGAGC GGATATAGAAGCTGTAGCAAGCTATTCAGAAGATCTAGCTAAGATAATTTGTGAATGTGACTAcactaaataacattttttcaatgaaaaagaaaaagccttATATTGAAAGAAGATGCCACCTATAATCCTCATAGCTGGACAGGAGAAGTTAATGCCTGGTTTCAAAGC CAGACTGACTCTCTTCTTATGGGCTAATGCAGCTGATGACTTTAAGTTGAAGCCAATGCTCATTTACTGTTCTGAAAATCCCATGGCCTTCAAGAGTTATACTAGATTTCTGTCTATCCTCCataaatgaaacaataaagcCCAGATGAAAGCACATGTgcttactgaatattttaagctCATTGTTGAGATGAACTTCTCAGGAAAAcagattcctttctttttccccccattttttaattggtgcattatagttgtacatattgatgggatttgttgtcacATAGTCATACATTAA